The proteins below come from a single Methanospirillum lacunae genomic window:
- a CDS encoding glutamate--tRNA ligase — MDDLKSILLGAALQNAVKHKSVPSAGAVMGAVMGGHPELRARSGEIKGLLGEVIAEVAALSHEEQEIRLEEIAPDLFAALSEKKEKKKHTLPDLPETEGGVVMRFAPNPSGPLHLGHARAAFLNDEYLKRYGGKYILRIEDTDPKRVDTDAYEMVPEDIKWMGLNITETIYQSDRFPLYYDIGRKLIEKGAAYVCNCDNEEFKNLKMHKAACPCRSQTPEEAGELFDKMLEGGFAEGEVSVRLKTNLNHPDPAMRDFPLFRILTSVSHQRVDAIVYPLMNLSVAVDDHLLGMTHVIRGKDHIANTGRQKFIFDYMGWKQPVYRHYGRMGIEGVVLSTSQMRQGILAGEYTGWDDVHLGTLRAMARRGIEPEAVRNAVIDIGIGDTDIQFSWENLYAKNKDIVDAKADRFFFVADPVELTIDGANPHTAKAMRYPGDEARGFREIPFTGKLVVPKAELESGASMIRLKDLFNISVRKEGSSYSAAYVGDDLQQAREAKAPIIQWLPSGYGTPCLLRKADGDMNGVCEPEVSTWKGKMVQFERVGFSRIDSADQRIVAYYSHR, encoded by the coding sequence TTGGACGATCTTAAGTCCATTCTCCTCGGTGCTGCACTACAGAATGCAGTAAAACACAAGAGTGTTCCATCAGCTGGTGCAGTAATGGGCGCAGTGATGGGTGGGCATCCGGAGCTTCGGGCACGGTCTGGAGAGATCAAGGGTCTTCTTGGTGAAGTTATCGCAGAGGTTGCTGCCCTCTCGCATGAAGAACAGGAGATCAGGCTTGAAGAAATTGCACCTGATCTGTTTGCAGCACTTTCTGAAAAGAAAGAAAAGAAGAAACATACACTTCCTGACCTTCCAGAAACAGAAGGCGGGGTTGTAATGAGGTTTGCTCCAAACCCTTCAGGTCCTCTTCATCTCGGGCATGCACGAGCAGCGTTTCTCAATGATGAATACCTCAAGAGGTATGGCGGGAAATATATCCTTCGTATAGAAGATACAGATCCAAAAAGGGTCGATACAGATGCATACGAGATGGTCCCTGAAGACATCAAGTGGATGGGGCTTAACATCACCGAGACGATCTACCAGTCTGACCGGTTTCCGCTCTACTATGATATCGGCAGGAAACTGATCGAGAAAGGAGCAGCATATGTCTGTAACTGTGATAATGAGGAATTCAAGAACCTCAAGATGCACAAGGCAGCATGCCCCTGCCGCTCCCAGACCCCTGAAGAGGCTGGCGAACTCTTTGATAAGATGCTTGAAGGAGGATTTGCCGAGGGGGAGGTTTCTGTTAGGCTTAAAACCAATCTTAATCATCCTGATCCGGCAATGCGGGATTTCCCACTCTTTCGAATTCTGACATCTGTTTCACATCAGCGGGTTGATGCAATCGTCTACCCCCTCATGAACCTCTCTGTTGCGGTCGATGATCATCTTCTTGGAATGACCCATGTGATCAGAGGCAAGGATCATATTGCCAATACCGGCCGGCAGAAGTTTATTTTTGACTACATGGGTTGGAAACAACCCGTATATCGTCATTATGGCCGGATGGGTATTGAGGGTGTTGTACTCTCAACTTCACAGATGAGGCAGGGAATCCTTGCCGGTGAATACACCGGTTGGGATGATGTCCATCTGGGAACACTGCGAGCAATGGCCCGGCGTGGAATAGAGCCTGAAGCAGTCCGTAATGCTGTGATTGACATTGGTATTGGTGATACAGATATTCAGTTCTCATGGGAGAACCTCTATGCAAAGAACAAGGATATTGTGGATGCAAAAGCAGACCGCTTCTTCTTTGTGGCTGATCCGGTAGAACTCACTATTGATGGAGCAAACCCTCATACTGCAAAGGCTATGCGGTATCCCGGAGATGAAGCCCGGGGATTTCGTGAGATTCCTTTCACTGGAAAACTGGTTGTTCCAAAAGCAGAACTTGAGTCCGGTGCTTCAATGATCAGGCTCAAGGATCTTTTCAACATCTCAGTCAGGAAAGAAGGGAGTTCATATTCGGCTGCATATGTCGGGGACGATCTCCAGCAGGCCCGCGAAGCAAAGGCACCGATTATCCAGTGGCTTCCTTCAGGATATGGAACTCCATGTCTTCTCAGAAAAGCAGACGGGGATATGAATGGTGTCTGTGAACCTGAAGTCTCTACCTGGAAAGGTAAAATGGTCCAGTTTGAAAGGGTGGGTTTTTCCCGGATTGATTCTGCAGATCAACGGATTGTAGCATATTACAGCCACCGATAA
- a CDS encoding polyprenyl synthetase family protein, with amino-acid sequence MDLETYLRKTATEVNTLLDQYYGNPGTELSKASNHLLFAGGKRLRPALFKLAADTIRSGSSAGILPAGLALEVTHNFTLIHDDIMDGDATRRGKPTVHTLWGEPAAILAGDVLFARSFCLVADAIAPDAAKVEASALLAKTCVEICEGQQLDMTFETRQDVSRDEYLDMVTKKTGVLYGAAAAMGALLAGATRPQIDALYIYGCSIGAAFQIQDDIIDLMAPPEQSGKDQASDIREGKQTIIAITAREKGVDLSPYRRKLEPVEIKELIGLLQEKEVISEVQATADNMVRDAINGLSVLRECPERQLLSDLAYFFVQRGY; translated from the coding sequence ATGGATCTGGAGACCTATCTGCGAAAAACTGCAACCGAGGTCAACACGCTGCTTGACCAGTATTATGGCAATCCCGGAACCGAATTATCAAAGGCATCAAACCACCTGCTCTTTGCAGGTGGGAAGCGTCTGAGGCCGGCACTCTTTAAACTGGCAGCCGACACCATTCGCTCCGGAAGTTCTGCAGGCATCTTACCTGCAGGGCTGGCTCTTGAGGTGACCCACAACTTCACTCTCATCCATGATGATATCATGGACGGAGATGCAACCCGCAGGGGCAAACCGACGGTTCACACCCTTTGGGGAGAACCCGCTGCAATACTGGCAGGTGATGTGCTCTTTGCACGATCATTCTGTCTTGTTGCTGACGCGATAGCTCCTGATGCTGCAAAGGTTGAGGCCTCTGCACTTCTTGCAAAGACCTGTGTTGAGATTTGCGAAGGACAACAACTCGACATGACATTTGAGACCAGGCAGGATGTGAGCAGGGATGAGTACCTTGATATGGTCACCAAGAAGACGGGTGTCCTTTACGGAGCGGCGGCGGCAATGGGAGCATTACTTGCCGGTGCAACCAGGCCACAGATAGATGCATTGTATATATACGGGTGTAGTATCGGTGCAGCGTTTCAGATCCAGGATGATATCATTGATCTGATGGCACCTCCAGAGCAGTCAGGAAAGGATCAGGCTTCTGACATCAGGGAAGGAAAGCAGACGATCATTGCGATTACTGCCCGTGAAAAAGGTGTTGACCTCTCACCGTACCGCAGAAAACTTGAGCCTGTAGAGATCAAGGAACTCATCGGACTTCTCCAGGAGAAGGAAGTAATTTCTGAAGTTCAGGCGACAGCAGACAACATGGTTCGTGATGCTATCAATGGTCTGTCAGTGCTTCGTGAGTGTCCTGAACGCCAACTTCTCTCTGACCTTGCCTACTTCTTTGTTCAACGGGGGTACTGA